One bacterium HR34 DNA segment encodes these proteins:
- the cas2 gene encoding CRISPR-associated endoribonuclease Cas2: MSKNSLKKIKIGKTEKEILDSIYNFLIKSAKVTALSMLIGLSGYALGYTFMKMIIKDFNSKRGSKKEINSTRLRRSFESLKRKRLIEINEDPKSGEVKICLTDKGVKYALIGNINNLKLDLDQKWDEKWRLIVFDIPDKYKIKRNDFVNKLKELNLYPLQKSVFVCPYNIKDIVDFVSEFYEVSPYVRVIEANYIEGDEEIRKFFNL; the protein is encoded by the coding sequence ATGTCTAAAAATAGTCTTAAAAAAATAAAAATAGGAAAAACAGAAAAAGAAATTTTGGACAGCATATACAATTTTTTAATAAAATCTGCAAAAGTAACTGCATTGTCAATGTTAATTGGCTTGAGCGGCTATGCGTTAGGTTATACGTTTATGAAAATGATTATAAAAGATTTTAATTCTAAAAGGGGCTCTAAAAAAGAAATTAATTCTACTAGACTAAGAAGATCTTTTGAATCTTTAAAAAGAAAAAGATTAATAGAAATAAACGAAGATCCAAAGAGTGGAGAGGTCAAAATTTGTTTAACTGATAAAGGTGTTAAGTATGCTTTAATTGGTAATATTAATAATCTAAAATTAGATTTAGACCAAAAATGGGATGAAAAATGGAGATTGATAGTTTTTGATATACCAGATAAATACAAGATTAAAAGAAATGATTTTGTTAATAAATTAAAAGAGCTAAATTTATATCCTTTACAAAAAAGTGTTTTCGTTTGTCCTTACAATATTAAAGACATAGTAGATTTTGTTTCAGAATTTTATGAAGTCAGTCCTTATGTAAGAGTTATTGAGGCAAATTATATAGAAGGTGACGAGGAAATAAGGAAATTTTTTAATTTATAA
- the ruvA gene encoding Holliday junction ATP-dependent DNA helicase RuvA, translating into MIAYIKGKVTFKGGNYVIVETGGIGYIVYVAGKNISNIKEGQEIKLYTYLYWKENIDTLHLYGFLTFAELELFTTLNSISGIGPKSALAMSSFGSFTALKQAIESGEKLRELKGIGTKKMQKIILELTGKIKEIESKRKMPSKMEDALEGLVNLGFKREKARSVLEDVFDENKSVEELIKEALKYLGK; encoded by the coding sequence ATGATAGCATATATAAAAGGAAAAGTGACATTTAAAGGAGGAAATTATGTAATAGTTGAAACAGGTGGAATTGGCTATATTGTTTATGTTGCCGGAAAAAATATATCGAATATAAAAGAAGGCCAAGAAATAAAATTATACACTTATCTATATTGGAAAGAAAACATAGATACCTTGCATCTTTATGGTTTTTTAACATTTGCAGAGTTGGAACTTTTTACAACCCTAAATAGTATTTCAGGTATTGGGCCAAAATCAGCCTTGGCGATGTCTTCTTTTGGAAGTTTTACTGCTTTGAAGCAGGCGATAGAAAGCGGAGAAAAGTTAAGGGAGCTAAAAGGAATTGGCACAAAAAAGATGCAAAAAATTATATTAGAGTTAACAGGTAAGATAAAAGAAATAGAAAGTAAAAGGAAAATGCCATCCAAAATGGAAGACGCATTAGAGGGTCTTGTGAATTTAGGTTTTAAAAGAGAAAAGGCAAGAAGTGTTTTAGAAGATGTATTTGATGAAAACAAAAGCGTAGAAGAGTTGATAAAAGAAGCGTTAAAATATCTTGGGAAGTAG